From the genome of Apodemus sylvaticus chromosome 3, mApoSyl1.1, whole genome shotgun sequence, one region includes:
- the C3H8orf89 gene encoding putative uncharacterized protein C8orf89 homolog isoform X1 → MSMLSPEIKFETSNVTRSSLDNCFLFESSWRKAVLETQKMRKAFGLEEPKECLKMPYLPELSKSLSSSPLEAHKRLLHTEAEIPPIRIKKTKESCSTAAFQEKSKGCVFSDPFPGAPSDFLQRLSRMAILEYDTIRQETHKKLRRGKKRDLRDC, encoded by the exons atgtcaaTGCTATCTCCCGAGATCAAATTTGAAACTTCTAATGTCACCAGAAGCTCCCTGGACAACTGCTTTCTGTTTGAGAGCAGTTGGCGGAAGGCAGTTTTGGAAACACAGAAGATGAGGAAAG CATTTGGTCTAGAAGAGCCCAAGGAATGTCTCAAAATGCCATATTTACCGGAATTGTCAAAGAGCTTAAGTTCATCTCCACTGGAGGCTCATAAGCGCCTGCTGCACACCGAGGCTGAGATCCCTCCGATCAG GATAAAGAAGACCAAAGAGTCATGCAGCACGGCAGCATTTCAGGAGAAGTCAAAAG GCTGTGTCTTTAGTGACCCCTTCCCGGGAGCGCCCTCTGACTTCTTACAGAGGCTCTCCAGAATGGCCATACTGGAGTATGACACTATTCGCCAGGAAACACACAAGAAATTGAGGAGAGGCAAGAAGCGAGATCTCCGAGACTGCTAG
- the C3H8orf89 gene encoding putative uncharacterized protein C8orf89 homolog isoform X2, producing the protein MSMLSPEIKFETSNVTRSSLDNCFLFESSWRKAVLETQKMRKEYTIAFGLEEPKECLKMPYLPELSKSLSSSPLEAHKRLLHTEAEIPPIRIKKTKESCSTAAFQEKSKGCVFSDPFPGAPSDFLQRLSRMAILEYDTIRQETHKKLRRGKKRDLRDC; encoded by the exons atgtcaaTGCTATCTCCCGAGATCAAATTTGAAACTTCTAATGTCACCAGAAGCTCCCTGGACAACTGCTTTCTGTTTGAGAGCAGTTGGCGGAAGGCAGTTTTGGAAACACAGAAGATGAGGAAAG aatacACCATAGCATTTGGTCTAGAAGAGCCCAAGGAATGTCTCAAAATGCCATATTTACCGGAATTGTCAAAGAGCTTAAGTTCATCTCCACTGGAGGCTCATAAGCGCCTGCTGCACACCGAGGCTGAGATCCCTCCGATCAG GATAAAGAAGACCAAAGAGTCATGCAGCACGGCAGCATTTCAGGAGAAGTCAAAAG GCTGTGTCTTTAGTGACCCCTTCCCGGGAGCGCCCTCTGACTTCTTACAGAGGCTCTCCAGAATGGCCATACTGGAGTATGACACTATTCGCCAGGAAACACACAAGAAATTGAGGAGAGGCAAGAAGCGAGATCTCCGAGACTGCTAG